Part of the Pseudomonas sp. ADAK13 genome is shown below.
GTTGTAGTCATTCGCGATAGGCCGGAGGTGACACGCCAGTACGTTGCGCACTGGCAATCGCGATGGGATCTGGGGAAGCCTTACCCTTCACGATAACGGGCGCGGGATCAAAAAGTCTTGCTGACAGGCGTACGTTCCTGAGACTTAGTTAGCCGCCCCTTCCGACCATCGCTCGCCATATCTTCAGAAACAGCAAAGCCGTTAGTGCGCGGAGCAGTCCTGCGAACAATCACAACTGAAATATCGCAGATGGCTGCATCCAGATAGGGTAAAAGGTTACGCCAACTAAGTAAGTTGCGGAGCAACAGCTGGAATTGCGGACCGAAAACAAACAAGGGCTTGCATCAGCTTTCGCCCGCAAACCCTTGATTTTAGATGGTGCCCGAAGCCGGAATCGAACCGGCACGCCCTTACGAGCGGGGGATTTTAAGTCCGCTAACTAATCCTTTAAATACATAGACATATAAGCAATTCCTTTCCGCACCAGAGATAAAAATGGTCTTCTGCAGCCCAGCAAATTCAAGGGCTGCCATTTTTTTGCGGAAAGGAATTCACCCCTCCCCGGCGTCCTGCCGACCGAACACAAACTCCCCAAATAACACCGACTGCTAAGCTGTTCACTCCACCAGAGGAACGCCGATGCCCAACTCAGACCTGCTCCCTTCCTTGCTCTCAAAGTTGTACGAAAACCAGCTGGCCCTTGAGGCGTCCATCATGGAGATCTCGAACTGGGTCGAACAGCGCGGCTCCGCTGACGTGGCGGAAAACGTGCGTGGCGCCCTGCACACCATCGACGAGAACGAAGAGTTCATCAAGCTGACCCTGGCGGTTCTCATGGCGCCTGACTGATCGTCGGGTAAACCTGCAGTTCGTCGCCTCAAGCCTTCAGCTTCGCCAAATCTCGAATACTGTATACACATACAGCATTCGGAATATCCAACCATGAACATCGACGAAGACACCGACTGGTGGCTTGGTAGCCCCACGCCCCTAGAAATGTGCAGGCAGCACGCGCTCATGCTGGAGAACGAGTACCAGGAGCAGAGCCTGCAATTGCGAAAAGCCAGGCAGGACATTCAGGGGCTGATCCAGATGCAGGCTGATGCTCTACGCGATAAGGCTACGGCTGAGCTCAAGCTCAAGAAAGCACAAGCCGAGATTGCCGAGCTAAAAAGCAAAGTGTCAGAGCTTGATGGCCAAATTGGGAGCCTGCTGGTCGTCAAAAACCAGCGGGATATCATTCTCCACCAGAACCAGGAGCTGCTGCGGCAGATCCGTATGGGGCAAACCACGATCAGCAACTAACCTGAGTTGAACCTCGGAGGTTATGACCATGTGCGGAAGACTTTCCCAGTACACCGGCATTCACGACTTCGTTGCGGCACTGAGCATGCCCAATGCCCTGGCGAATTCCGTCGGTGATCTGCCGCTGGAGCGCTACAACGTGGCACCGTCCACCCAGGTCGCCCTGCTCCACCTGCAGGGCGACCTGCTACACGCCGATCTGGTGCGCTGGGGTTGGCGACCCCACTGGGCAAAGGATCGGGCCGCGCCGATCAATGCCCGCGTCGAGAAGGTGGCCCACGGCCCGTTCTTCCGGGCGATCTGGCCACACCGAGCAATCACGCCCGTCGATAACTGGTTTGAATGGGTAGACGAAGGCGGGTCGAAGAAGCAGCCCTACCTGATCCGCCGGAGGGATGGCGAGCCGGTCCTGTGCGCCGCCATTGGGCAACTCCCCGACAGCGACGAAGGCCCGGGCGAGCATGACGGCTTCGTGATCATCACCGCGGACAGTGCCGGCGGCATGGTGGACATCCACGACCGGCGCCCGGTGGTGCTAACACCGGACCTGGCTCGGGAATGGTTGGACCCGGCTACGCCCAAGGAGCGCGCCGAGCAGATGGTGATGCATCAGGGCGAGCCAGCTGAGGCCTTCGAATGGTTCAAGGTCGATACGGCCGTGGGCAACGTCCGGAACAAGGGGCCCAACCTGATACAGCCTGCACCCTAAAACAGCCCGCCGAGGTCAGAGGGCTTCCAATTCATGATCACAAGCTCGCCGCTGACCTCGGCTTTTCCCTGGCGCTGATTGGTGGTGCTGTAGCGGATGTCCAGTGTTTCAAAGTGGAACCCTTCAAACACCCGCCGGATATCAGGGTGGTCGTTGATACTCACCATAACCTTGCCTTTGCAGCGGCGCATGAAGTCGGCCATCCGCTCGTAGTTTTCGAACGGAAAGTCCACCCCGTAGCCTGCGGTCTGCCAGTACGGTGGGTCCATATAGTGGAAAGTGTGGGCCCGGTCGTAGCGCTCGGCACATTCAAGCCATCCCAAGTTTTCGACATAGGTTCCGGAAAGGCGCTGCCAGGCAGCGGAAAGGTTCTCTTCAATTCGCAGCAGATTGATAGCCGGTCCCGTAGTGGCAGTGCCGAAGGTCTGACCGCTGACCTTCCCAGCGAAGGCATGGTGCTGCAGGTAGAAAAACCGGGCAGCCCTCTGGATATCGGTGAGGGTTTCCGGTCGAGTCATCTTCTGCCACTCAAATACCTGCCTGGAACTGAGCGCCCATTTGAACTGCCGGACGAATTCTTCCAGATGGTTCTGCACTACCCGATACAACGTCACCAGGTCGCCATTGATATCGTTGAGGACTTCAACCGGCGCAGCCTGGGGCCGCAGGAAGTAGAGCGCCGCGCCGCCAGCGAAAACCTCAACGTAGCATTCATGTGGAGGGAAGAGAGGAATCAGACGGTCGGCCAGGCGGCGCTTGCCACCCATCCATGGAACGATTGGGTTTGTCATTTTTGCAATCCTTTGCAAGGTGAATGTTCATTGGGGGTGGTGCTAATTTTTGCGACCTGAAATGTAGGTCAGCGCGCAATGGCCCTGATATAGGCCTGGCACGCACGCAGCGCGATCAATCCTTGGTCGCCGGCGTCGGTGATGCCGATAATTCGTTGAGCATGCGTTGGGTCAAGTTGGGCTCGACGGGCTGCATGAACCACGCCGATGGCGCCAGGGGTGGCAGGCACGTCGCAGCCACTGGCTGAATCCGTGGCGTCGAGAAGGACTGACAGCCGCACATCAGCAGTAGCAAGGCGGTCACGCAGAAGAGCCTGGTTGCGCTGGGCATCGGATAATTCCCTGGTGTGTTGTTGGTCAGAAGCGGCCAGCTTCTGCTCGGTGGCCAGTCGCTTGTCCTGCTCGGCGCGGGCCTGGGAGGTAGCGACGTTGCCGATCGCGTCGAGGTCCGTCTGGAACTGCCCCGCCTGCTTTGCCAGCTTCCCGTCATACCGCCAGTCCTGTACCTGCCAGGCGGCGCCGAAGCTCACGGCCATGACCAGCAGGACCACGGACAATTTCTGCACCGGCGTCATGCCGCACCCAGGAACATCACCCGTTCAGCGGTGCGGCGCTTAACGAGGCCTGCCAGCACCTGGCCGCCTGCCTTGTTCCAACGAGGGAACTGCTCGGCAGCTCCGCCATAGTCGCCGGTGTTGAGCAGCCTCAGCAGCGTCGAAGAGGCGAGATTGGCCGCGCCGAGGTTGTAGGTGAAGCTCATCAGCGCATCCCATTGCGCTTGGTTGAGGTTCACCTTTACCAGACGTTCAACCTCAGGTTCAAAGCGCGCGATGTCGTTCAGCAGCAGCCGCTCGGCCTGGTCGTTGGTGATGGCCATGCCGGCGGTGATACCCCGCGTGGCGCCGTAGCCGATCGTCCAGACGCCAACCGAGTCTTGGTAGGACTTGAGGCGCAGGCCCTCGAAGGATTTGATCAGGCTCACGCCCTTTTGCGATGTGCGCATAATTTTCTCCAGGCAAAAAAATACCCGCTTCGGGCGGGCAGTTACTCTTCGATCGTTTCGGGCGGCGGCGCCTCGACAATGGGCATCTCGAGCCGCACGTCGATCCAGCTATTGAGGGGCACGTCAATCGGCACACCTTTGCCCAGCACCATCTCCCCGTCATCGGTCAGGGACCAGCGCTGCTTGTAGAGCCGGATCGTCACGCTTCCGTCGGCAGCCTGCTCGCACTCGGTAATGCCAAGTGTGCGGCCGCCATCAGGCGAGCAAGGGTCTTGCGTCCGCCACCCCTCCAGCGCCAGGCCAAGGCTGCCAAGCAGTTGGTACTCGCCCACAGCGGTGCGCTCTACTTTGACGCCGTAAGCCTCTTCGTTCGCGACACCCCACGCGCCAGCAGGCTGAAACGTTTGCTCCTGCAGGTCTCGGCGCTCGCTGGCAGTCACGCTTGCCACACGCACGATCGGCGATGCAGCGGACAGGGCGCCGCCAGAGCCCCGGGTTGTGTTGGCGGTCGTGTAAACCTCAGTCCACGTCGCATCCCAGCCCAGCTGATTGCCGCGAAAGTACATCCGCTTGTTGAACGAGATGGCCAGCTGAGTGGTGATGGCATTGCCGTACGACTGGACGGCGACTGTCCCGTAGTTCATCCCGGCAGGCCGATTCAGCGTCGTGCCGGTGTCTTTGTAGAAGCCTGTCTCGAGCGCCGAGTTAAAGTTTGACGGGGATCCGGGGATGGCAGGCGTGTAGCCCCCGAAGCCATACGCCCCCCACGGCAGCAAGTTCCCGTCAGCCAGACCAGCATTCAACGTAGCGGCACTCCCAAGGCCCAAGCCATTACGCGCCGCGGCTTGCGTCGTGCCGCCGGTACCGCCCTTTGCTACAGGCACAACGTTTTCCGTGGATACCGTGCCCAGGCCAGCAAGCGTTGAACCCCACTGCTGAAGCAAGGCCCTGACCTGGTCAGCTAGTGATTTGGTGTACCCCTGCACAGGCATGAGTGCATATGCGCCGGCGCTGGTAGAAGCACTACGATAGGGGGGCGCGATCGACATAGCCGTGTCGCTGGCAATATTGGTGACCTCGTATTGCCCGCCGTCGGGACCGACGAATGCATCACCTACCCGGCTGTTTGCGAGAAAGGCTGTTCCATTACCAGTTACCGCATTCGAATTCAAAGTAACGGCAACCGTGCCGGTTCTGTACCAAGGCATACTTTTCTCCAGATAGAGTTGAACCCGCCAACGAGTTAGGCGAGCGCTAGTTAGTTAAGTGTGAAAGGCGTGGCTCAGTTACTGCACGATCCTTCCAACCATCACGGTTATGCCGGTGACAATAGCGTTTTGGGGGGAGATCATTCCGAGAGTAAGAATTCTGCTCGGATAGTTCCACATAGCTGCAATCTGGCGGCTCGTTGTACCGGCGGCGATCGTCACCGCCCTCATAGCCAAGTTATTTATGAGCATGTATTCGTCCTCAGCCATGTTGAACTGGGAATTGAAGTAGGCGATTGAAACGCCCTGCCCGGTCGAGCCACTGCCCGCGTACGTCCAGTTGTTGCTAGACCGGACAAACAGAGCGGACGGGGTGCCGGAGTCAAAGATGACATTGCGGTTTGCATCCCGCGTAGGTAGCCAGAGCCTGAGCAACGAAGGTCGCAACAAACCAGCGCCCCACCGGCTTGATCGTGTACATATTGAAGATGCGCACACGAAACCCGGTCCAGTTTCCCGGCGAGCCAAATATTTCAAGGTTGCTCATCCCGATAATGCCCGCGGCACTGTCGGGCCTGATGAAAACAAGTGGCTGCTCTTGAGTTGTAATTGGTGATGGGAAGTAAGTAGATGAGGAGTCTCCATTCTCCTCGGTGCCTACGTACCGACCTTTGTAGAGAACGACCAGCCTGGAGAATTCGGAATCGAGAATAATTCGATCGTCATCGGCAGACTTGAACATCAGGCCATATGAATCCGCCATGTTATTTGAACCTCGTAACGACCAATCGCTGCCGCGTTGTTGTTATTGCAGAGTTCCCGTAAGGATCACCTCTAATCGTTCGCCACACCCTGACGAACCCGTTAAAAACCTCGGGCTCCAGCTGAGCATCCTGCAAAGCATTCAGGCTCTGTACGGGCATCACAAACGCGGCCGCGTTTTGAGGGGTGATACCCGCAACAGCAAGGTCCACATACTTCGTAGACCAGAACTGCGGCTGCATTATTTCGGAGTACACAACTCTCATCGTGAACGAGTTTTCATCGATCTCGATGGCCCCAGTTGGTCCTTTGACCCGCATTCCGAAATTCATACGGAAAGCCTCCCGACCGTCACCCGATCAATATCGTTCGCGTCATAGACGGTGAGACCGTTGTTGTTGAGCAAGGTAGATCCGTCAGCGCCCGTGCTTCGAAGCGTGAAGGTGCCGGCCTTGACGTTGATCTCCAAGAGCGGACGACCTTTAGCGTCAACCGCCTCAGAGCGCAGCGTCATGCCCAGCACGATTTCCTGAATAAACGCCCGACTGATCAGCGCGGTGTCGATAACCACCTGCCCGTTCTGCACCACAAACGGCGTAACGAACCCGCCACCGGCTAGGGTGTTCACCACCGCGAAACGGTCAGCACTCACCAGGAACTGGCTTTGCAGCAGACCATCAGCATTTTGCTCGATACCAAGCCCGATGCCGGCGGCCACGTACTGGCCGTTTTGGTTGACCTGCATCTTCACCGCCCACATGGTGGACAGCTTGCCGTCGGTGTCCGCCTGGGCTTTGGCCGTGATCTGGATCGCTGCCTGGTTCTTCCACTCGCTGAGCGCGCTGGCCAGATCACCCTCATCTGTGCCGTCACGCCCGCCACCGATCACGGCCTGCAACGTGGTGGTTTGGGAGGCGATAGCGCTGTTGGTATCGGCCAGAGACTGGGTGACCGTCTGAACGGCTGCCGAGTTCTCGTCGACCTTTGTTTGGATCAGGTCGGAGCGTGCTGCCTGAGCGGAATCGCCGTCAGCCCTAGTGGTCGCCTCCGAGCTGATAGCCGCCGTGTTGCCGTCGACATCGCTTTTCAACTGATCCAGTCGAGTCGCTGTCGCCAGTTTGTCGGTGGCCACCGCCTGCTCCAGCGTGGTCAGCCCGGCCTTGTTCGCACCCACCGCCGCATCGAGCGAAGTCGTGCGCTCGACCAGCGCCAGGTTGTCAGAGGCTTGCACCTTCACCTGCTGGGCGAACTTCGCCGTGGCATCCCAGCCTTGCAGGGCGTCAGTCAGCGCACCCTCTCCGTTATCCTCCCGCCAGCTTGCCTGAAGCGATTGCAGCGCAGATGCCTGGGCAGTGACCTTGCCGTCCACGGTGTCGATGGAAGTTTTGTTCTGCTGGATCTGAAGCGCCATGGCCTGGGTTGTCTCGGCAATGGTGCCGATATCGAACCAGTACGCGGCGTTTGGTGGCGCGGTGTTCTTCGGTACCGGTGCGGTGGCTTGGTACAGGTGCTGACCCTGCCGCACCACGTCGCCGGCGGCGTAGGTTTTGGTCGGATCGTAGACCAGCGCATCCGTGATCTGGTCGATCAGGTCTTCCAGTTCCTGCTTTGCCTGCTCCAGTCGGTCATTTACCGACCCGGGCCCGTCGCCCGAAATCAGCTCGATCTCCTTGACCAGTTCCTGGGCCAGTTCGGTTTTGCCGATCTGCCCGGCGATCAGGTCGAGGATCGGCCCGGCCTGTGAGCTGGCCCGGCCCATGACCCCATTCACCACCGGATAGAACGGCCCGATGTTGCCGGTGCGGTCTACCAGGCGCGCCCAGAAGAAGAACTGCGCGCCTGCCAGCAGCGACTGCATGCGGTAGTCAGCCTGCGGATAAGCCAGGTCGGCCAGCTTCAACGTCGTAATAGACTGCAGGTCGTTCGTCGGGCCATACCAAAGCTCGGTGCGCTGGGTATCCTCGGCGCCAGGTGGGAAAGCCCACTTGATGCCGATGCCGAACAGCTCGCTGGTGGTGGTCAGCGACGACACTGCCGGCGGCAGGCCGACCTTCCCTTGTAGATTGGTCAGGTTCGAGCTTTTCCAGATCGACGAGATCTCGAAGGCGCTCACCGAGCGGACCCGTGCCAAGTAGGCACCCGAGTAGATGCCAGTGACGTCCACGCTGGTAGAGCCGGTGCGCTGCACCTTGATCCAGTTGCCGCTGTCCTTGCGCCACTCCACGTCATAGGCGGTCGCGCCATTCACGGCGGGCCACGAGATGTTCATGGTGCTGATGGCGATGCCCTGGTTCACGGCGTAGCTGGATGTCAGCGTGACGCTGGCCGGCGCCGGAACCACGGTGATCGGAATAACGCTGATCGGCCGCTCTTCCAGCCGAGCGCCGGTGTCGATGTGCGCGAACTTGCTCGGATCGTACTGCACGGCCGAGATTTCGAACACGCCAGGCTCTGGCCGGGAAACGCTGGTAACCCGGTACAGCGGGATGGCCAGGTCGTCAGCGTCGAGCGCCCACACCAACTCCCGCTCAGGCGCCACGGAGTACGCCGTGGTGACCGTGACCTGGCGGCCGCTGACCAGTTGCACGGTGCGCCCCTCGCACTTGCCGTCAGGCAAGTTGAGGATCAGCCGGTCGCCGGGTTTGGCCTGGGTGTCGCGGTCCAGGGTGATGACCTTGCCGTTCACCGCAGAGATGCGCCCACCCACGGGCCGACCGGCCAACAGCTCGTCAGCGATCGGGATGACGTAGCCAGGCAGCGGGATACGACCGTCCAAGCCAACCCTGAAGGTGACAACCCGGTCCTTGGAGTTGGTGAGCAGAGCCCACTTGCCACGGCGCTGGGCCTCCGATTCACGCGTGCAGCCGATCGCGCTGATCTCCAGCGGGTTGTCGCCATAGCGCCGCTGCAGCTTTTGGTCGGTCACGGCCGTGACGTCGGTGTCGTAGTTGTTCAGCGGGTTGTCGTAGCTGATCAGCGCCCGGGTGTACCGGGTGCGCTCCGACGCGCTGGAGTATGTGAATTTGCCGTCTATGACGTTCGCCCGGGTATAGGCAAAGTCGAAGTCGGCGGCGCGCGGCATATCCGACAGCGTGAACACCTGGCCCTGGGCCCAGTAGGTCATGCCCCGGTAGATCGCCGAGATATCGCGCAGAAGCGACCAGGCATCAGCCTTGCTTTGCAGGTTCAGGTTGCAGATGAAGCGCGGCTCCATGCCACCTTTCCCGTCGGGCACCAACTGGTCGCAGTACTGCGAGATGCGATAAAGCTCCCACTTATCGACCATCCACGGCTTGATGCGGCGGCCCAGGCCGAAGCGGTCGGCCGTGGTGATGTCGTAGGTCATCCAGACCGCGTTGTCGGTCCATGCCTGCTTGAAGGTGCCGTCCCAGATCCCGGTGTATGAACGCGACACCGGGTCGTAATTGCTCGGCACCTGCATTTTCTTGAGCTTGGTCTCGACGGTCACCGCCGGAATGCTCCGGAACTGCTCGGCGGAAAATTCAATGTAGAGCAGCGCGGTGTTCGGGTACCGCAACTTGGCGTCGATCACCTCTGTGAAACCGGCGATCTGCATCGTGTCGGAGATTTTGTTGTTGTTCTGGTTGATCGTCAGGCGCGTGATGCGCATCAGCCAGCCAGAAGTAGCCTTCGGCAAATCGATGCGGCGGGTGCGCTCGTACACGCTAGTGGTCTTGCCGTCGACAGCTTCGCTCAGCACCTGCTGGTACGCACCGCCGTCGGTTGCCAGTTCGACCTTGTACTCAATCCGGTACCCGTTGATGTTGCCGCCGGCGTCCACAGACTGGAGCGCTGGCCAGGCGAAGCGAACACGCACAGCCGAAAGCTGGACGTTGTTGATCGCACGAACCCACGGAGTACCACTACGCAGTTCGGTGCTGATGGTGGTTTCGTTCTCTACCGAAGGGATCCCCTGGATATAGGTCTGGTCCACCGCCCCGGTGCGCCATTCCCACTTCACGTTCGGGAAGTTCATATTGCCCTGAGGGTCTTGCAGCGGGGTGTTATCGAGATAAATGTCCTGGGCAGTTGGCATACCCTCGAACTCACCCTCCCCTATAGCGATCAACATTTTGGCGATGGCAACGGAGCGCAGGCTGTCCGGAGCTTCCGTTGGCGTTTTTGGTTTCTCTTCGCCGCCCTTAGCGCCGTGGATATCAATCTTGCGTGCTGCGCCCATGCTTTTCTCCAAGCAATAAAAAACCGCCTCATGGGCGGCTGCGGTGCTTCAGGTGTTGGCTACATCTGGTCTTCGGCGTAGATAACGGCGCTGATGATCGCACCCCCTACCCGCCGCTTGCCGTAGCAGAGCGGCACCGGGTTACCGGATGCCGTGGTGTTCTTGGCGCTGCCGAAGGCGTAGCCGGGCGTGTTCTCAGGCGCGGCGCTGGTCTTCAGGCCGCCGGCCTGGGGGCTGAGCATCTGGATAACGCCGCCCAGAACCATCGAGCCCCCCATCATGATCAGGGCTGACCCAAACGGGGCGCCTGCTCCGAATGTGCCCCCGGTAATCACCGCGCCGACAACGATCAGTACGGCCCCGATGATGGTCTGGAGTGCCCCGGCACGCTTGCTGCCAGTGATAACCGGTGCAATGCGGATATCCCCCTCGCCGACAAACCCCAGTTCCTTTTCTGCCAGGTTCGTCGCCCCGCGAAATACGGCGAACTCGATCCCCCGGGATTTGGCATTGGACAGGAAGCGCTCGAAACCCGGTATCTGCACACACAGGGCCTTGACAGCCTCGGCCGGCGTCCTCACTGCCATCCGGAAGGACCGGCCAAACTGCCGGAGCTGGCCATAGAGCAGAATCGTGGTCATGGGCTGATAATTGATGGCAAGTGCCGTCATGTGCTTTTCTCCAGGCAATAAAAAAGCTCGCCGAAGCGAGCCTTGAATAATTTGACGTACTGCTACAGGCAGCCTTGCAGCGCGGCAAGCCTTTTATTGGCGATCCAGTTACCGACCACCACATAGTATTTCGCTTCGGAGCCTGAGCTTCTGGGCTGTATATCAACGAAGTACTGGGAGCCCTCAGTGAACACCGTATATCCGGTGTCGCGTCCTGGCTGAAGTGTGGCCCCCGGCGTGCCGCCGAAAATTGGTTGGTTCTGCCATTCGTACTGAACGCATTTGGCCAG
Proteins encoded:
- a CDS encoding tail assembly protein: MTALAINYQPMTTILLYGQLRQFGRSFRMAVRTPAEAVKALCVQIPGFERFLSNAKSRGIEFAVFRGATNLAEKELGFVGEGDIRIAPVITGSKRAGALQTIIGAVLIVVGAVITGGTFGAGAPFGSALIMMGGSMVLGGVIQMLSPQAGGLKTSAAPENTPGYAFGSAKNTTASGNPVPLCYGKRRVGGAIISAVIYAEDQM
- a CDS encoding lysozyme; the encoded protein is MRTSQKGVSLIKSFEGLRLKSYQDSVGVWTIGYGATRGITAGMAITNDQAERLLLNDIARFEPEVERLVKVNLNQAQWDALMSFTYNLGAANLASSTLLRLLNTGDYGGAAEQFPRWNKAGGQVLAGLVKRRTAERVMFLGAA
- a CDS encoding DNA adenine methylase encodes the protein MTNPIVPWMGGKRRLADRLIPLFPPHECYVEVFAGGAALYFLRPQAAPVEVLNDINGDLVTLYRVVQNHLEEFVRQFKWALSSRQVFEWQKMTRPETLTDIQRAARFFYLQHHAFAGKVSGQTFGTATTGPAINLLRIEENLSAAWQRLSGTYVENLGWLECAERYDRAHTFHYMDPPYWQTAGYGVDFPFENYERMADFMRRCKGKVMVSINDHPDIRRVFEGFHFETLDIRYSTTNQRQGKAEVSGELVIMNWKPSDLGGLF
- a CDS encoding phage tail protein; this encodes MGAARKIDIHGAKGGEEKPKTPTEAPDSLRSVAIAKMLIAIGEGEFEGMPTAQDIYLDNTPLQDPQGNMNFPNVKWEWRTGAVDQTYIQGIPSVENETTISTELRSGTPWVRAINNVQLSAVRVRFAWPALQSVDAGGNINGYRIEYKVELATDGGAYQQVLSEAVDGKTTSVYERTRRIDLPKATSGWLMRITRLTINQNNNKISDTMQIAGFTEVIDAKLRYPNTALLYIEFSAEQFRSIPAVTVETKLKKMQVPSNYDPVSRSYTGIWDGTFKQAWTDNAVWMTYDITTADRFGLGRRIKPWMVDKWELYRISQYCDQLVPDGKGGMEPRFICNLNLQSKADAWSLLRDISAIYRGMTYWAQGQVFTLSDMPRAADFDFAYTRANVIDGKFTYSSASERTRYTRALISYDNPLNNYDTDVTAVTDQKLQRRYGDNPLEISAIGCTRESEAQRRGKWALLTNSKDRVVTFRVGLDGRIPLPGYVIPIADELLAGRPVGGRISAVNGKVITLDRDTQAKPGDRLILNLPDGKCEGRTVQLVSGRQVTVTTAYSVAPERELVWALDADDLAIPLYRVTSVSRPEPGVFEISAVQYDPSKFAHIDTGARLEERPISVIPITVVPAPASVTLTSSYAVNQGIAISTMNISWPAVNGATAYDVEWRKDSGNWIKVQRTGSTSVDVTGIYSGAYLARVRSVSAFEISSIWKSSNLTNLQGKVGLPPAVSSLTTTSELFGIGIKWAFPPGAEDTQRTELWYGPTNDLQSITTLKLADLAYPQADYRMQSLLAGAQFFFWARLVDRTGNIGPFYPVVNGVMGRASSQAGPILDLIAGQIGKTELAQELVKEIELISGDGPGSVNDRLEQAKQELEDLIDQITDALVYDPTKTYAAGDVVRQGQHLYQATAPVPKNTAPPNAAYWFDIGTIAETTQAMALQIQQNKTSIDTVDGKVTAQASALQSLQASWREDNGEGALTDALQGWDATAKFAQQVKVQASDNLALVERTTSLDAAVGANKAGLTTLEQAVATDKLATATRLDQLKSDVDGNTAAISSEATTRADGDSAQAARSDLIQTKVDENSAAVQTVTQSLADTNSAIASQTTTLQAVIGGGRDGTDEGDLASALSEWKNQAAIQITAKAQADTDGKLSTMWAVKMQVNQNGQYVAAGIGLGIEQNADGLLQSQFLVSADRFAVVNTLAGGGFVTPFVVQNGQVVIDTALISRAFIQEIVLGMTLRSEAVDAKGRPLLEINVKAGTFTLRSTGADGSTLLNNNGLTVYDANDIDRVTVGRLSV
- a CDS encoding lysis system i-spanin subunit Rz, with the translated sequence MTPVQKLSVVLLVMAVSFGAAWQVQDWRYDGKLAKQAGQFQTDLDAIGNVATSQARAEQDKRLATEQKLAASDQQHTRELSDAQRNQALLRDRLATADVRLSVLLDATDSASGCDVPATPGAIGVVHAARRAQLDPTHAQRIIGITDAGDQGLIALRACQAYIRAIAR
- a CDS encoding SOS response-associated peptidase yields the protein MCGRLSQYTGIHDFVAALSMPNALANSVGDLPLERYNVAPSTQVALLHLQGDLLHADLVRWGWRPHWAKDRAAPINARVEKVAHGPFFRAIWPHRAITPVDNWFEWVDEGGSKKQPYLIRRRDGEPVLCAAIGQLPDSDEGPGEHDGFVIITADSAGGMVDIHDRRPVVLTPDLAREWLDPATPKERAEQMVMHQGEPAEAFEWFKVDTAVGNVRNKGPNLIQPAP
- a CDS encoding pyocin knob domain-containing protein; this encodes MPWYRTGTVAVTLNSNAVTGNGTAFLANSRVGDAFVGPDGGQYEVTNIASDTAMSIAPPYRSASTSAGAYALMPVQGYTKSLADQVRALLQQWGSTLAGLGTVSTENVVPVAKGGTGGTTQAAARNGLGLGSAATLNAGLADGNLLPWGAYGFGGYTPAIPGSPSNFNSALETGFYKDTGTTLNRPAGMNYGTVAVQSYGNAITTQLAISFNKRMYFRGNQLGWDATWTEVYTTANTTRGSGGALSAASPIVRVASVTASERRDLQEQTFQPAGAWGVANEEAYGVKVERTAVGEYQLLGSLGLALEGWRTQDPCSPDGGRTLGITECEQAADGSVTIRLYKQRWSLTDDGEMVLGKGVPIDVPLNSWIDVRLEMPIVEAPPPETIEE